From one Mycolicibacterium sp. HK-90 genomic stretch:
- a CDS encoding LysM peptidoglycan-binding domain-containing protein: MARYVVHSGDTLGAIATRFRVSLAGLVAVNPQLVDPNRIFPGQVITVPGSSPAPGPDYVVRPGDTLGAIAGRFAVSVPGLVLANQQISDPNRIFAGQIITVPGNSPAPGPGYVVQPGDTLAAVATRFGVNLGAVKSANPQISDPNRIFAGQIVTVPGSAPAPGPEYVVQPGDTLTAIAARFGLSLADLTDANPQIIDVNRIFAGQIITVASSAAFVRHNIWTLDQIDHWHPTIYAYAKGVQVLIDRAAADQLDPIGWQYQSDIHGTTIGPDQFRNQCQHFCWFFLPWHRMYLQWFERIIRSAIADLDDVDDQTKSTWALPYWDYSSDAAARRRLPQAFLDVTLPDGVTPNPLWVPGRNLNDGSSLPVADVDLVSALAPMDFAGIGGFAGGRTGFSHAGEDPGSAMGPLEGTPHGAVHVGVGGLMGSFNTAALDPIFWLHHCNIDRIWEIWRTMPDRSNTTEAAWLTGVTFHFHDENRTPLAETVQEVLETATQLGYSYEDIAAPFALEALMPTAPAPENPPELVGASDDAIALAGEATNVAFAIAPPVGPLAQEAVPASRAFLRIEDVTSPAPVGVTYKVYLNVSDAEPVIDDDHFVGVAAFFGIEETSNPDNEHGGMRLAFDITGLYQRFSAEGRWGDQVNVTFVPQYVEPADDPIRRPGAQASAPQEPGNARVGRVSVFLQ; the protein is encoded by the coding sequence ATGGCCAGATACGTCGTCCATTCCGGGGATACCCTCGGCGCGATCGCGACTCGGTTCCGGGTGAGCCTGGCCGGTCTTGTCGCGGTGAACCCGCAGCTCGTCGACCCGAATCGGATTTTTCCGGGTCAGGTGATCACGGTGCCCGGGAGCTCTCCGGCCCCGGGGCCCGATTACGTCGTGCGCCCGGGGGACACCCTCGGCGCGATCGCCGGTCGATTTGCGGTGAGCGTGCCCGGCCTTGTCCTGGCGAACCAACAGATTTCCGATCCGAATCGGATCTTCGCGGGGCAGATCATCACGGTGCCGGGAAATTCTCCGGCGCCCGGACCCGGGTATGTCGTGCAGCCCGGTGACACCCTTGCCGCCGTTGCCACCCGATTCGGTGTGAACCTGGGCGCGGTCAAGTCGGCGAATCCGCAGATCTCCGACCCGAACCGGATCTTCGCGGGGCAGATCGTCACCGTCCCGGGTAGCGCTCCGGCGCCCGGACCCGAATATGTCGTCCAGCCCGGCGACACGCTCACCGCCATCGCCGCCAGATTCGGACTCAGCCTGGCTGATCTCACGGACGCCAACCCACAGATCATCGATGTGAACCGGATCTTCGCGGGGCAGATCATCACGGTCGCGTCGTCCGCCGCCTTTGTCCGGCACAACATCTGGACACTGGATCAGATCGACCACTGGCACCCGACGATCTATGCCTACGCCAAGGGGGTGCAGGTACTGATCGACCGGGCCGCCGCGGATCAGCTCGACCCGATCGGGTGGCAGTACCAGTCGGACATCCACGGCACCACGATCGGCCCCGACCAGTTCCGCAACCAGTGCCAGCATTTCTGTTGGTTCTTCCTGCCCTGGCACCGGATGTATCTGCAATGGTTCGAACGGATCATCAGGTCGGCCATCGCAGACCTCGACGATGTCGATGACCAGACGAAGTCGACATGGGCATTGCCGTATTGGGATTACAGCAGCGACGCGGCCGCCCGCAGACGGCTGCCGCAGGCGTTCCTGGACGTGACGTTGCCGGACGGTGTGACGCCGAACCCGCTGTGGGTGCCCGGGCGCAATCTCAACGACGGTTCGTCGCTGCCCGTGGCCGACGTCGATCTGGTGAGCGCACTCGCGCCCATGGACTTCGCCGGAATCGGCGGGTTTGCCGGTGGGCGTACCGGATTCAGTCACGCCGGTGAGGACCCGGGCTCGGCCATGGGGCCGCTCGAAGGCACTCCGCACGGCGCGGTACATGTCGGTGTCGGTGGGCTGATGGGATCGTTCAACACCGCGGCCCTCGATCCGATCTTCTGGTTGCACCATTGCAACATCGACCGGATCTGGGAGATCTGGCGGACGATGCCGGACCGGTCGAACACCACGGAGGCCGCGTGGCTGACCGGTGTCACGTTCCACTTCCATGACGAGAACCGGACACCACTGGCCGAGACGGTGCAGGAGGTACTGGAAACCGCGACCCAGCTGGGCTACAGCTATGAGGACATCGCCGCCCCGTTCGCCCTGGAGGCTCTCATGCCCACCGCACCCGCACCGGAGAATCCGCCAGAACTCGTCGGGGCGTCGGACGACGCCATCGCACTCGCCGGGGAGGCCACGAATGTCGCCTTCGCCATCGCACCTCCGGTGGGACCGCTGGCGCAGGAAGCGGTGCCGGCGTCCCGGGCCTTTCTCCGCATCGAGGATGTGACGTCGCCGGCGCCGGTCGGCGTGACCTACAAGGTGTACCTGAACGTGTCCGACGCCGAACCCGTCATCGACGACGACCATTTCGTCGGTGTCGCGGCGTTTTTCGGGATAGAGGAAACGAGCAACCCCGACAACGAGCACGGCGGTATGCGGCTCGCGTTCGACATCACCGGTCTCTACCAACGTTTCAGTGCCGAAGGCCGTTGGGGTGACCAGGTCAATGTGACCTTCGTACCGCAGTACGTCGAGCCGGCCGACGATCCGATCCGACGGCCGGGTGCCCAGGCCTCGGCCCCGCAGGAGCCGGGCAACGCACGGGTGGGGCGCGTCAGCGTTTTCCTGCAATGA
- a CDS encoding DUF2182 domain-containing protein has translation MTTAGLRLPAWRRLWWTHPELSLLAAAALAWLVVLLLHTTMPSHGAAQHCSASTVADVPHHHGPAGPGTAVRCTTPAGAPRFPESLGLWLVMAAAMMLPTTLPVARSISLNGRWHRRHRNQALFAAGYLAVWSGLGVVALVFAWAAGPESGGAAAVSGALAVAASWELTRRKRFFLRACHRVRSLPADGWRADRAGTGEGVRNGLQCAGACGPMMVPMALAPHSLWLMVVLFGVVTAEKLVTKGVDHLRIFAAVLALVALAVAFGAPLA, from the coding sequence ATGACCACGGCCGGGCTGCGGCTGCCGGCCTGGCGGCGGCTGTGGTGGACGCATCCGGAACTGTCCTTGCTGGCCGCCGCTGCCCTCGCCTGGCTCGTGGTACTGCTGCTACATACGACGATGCCGTCTCACGGGGCGGCCCAGCATTGTTCGGCCTCGACCGTTGCCGACGTGCCTCACCATCACGGCCCGGCGGGTCCGGGCACCGCAGTACGGTGCACGACGCCGGCAGGGGCACCGCGATTTCCCGAATCGCTGGGACTCTGGTTGGTGATGGCCGCCGCGATGATGCTGCCGACGACACTGCCCGTGGCGCGGTCGATCTCGCTGAACGGCAGGTGGCATCGCCGTCACCGCAACCAGGCGTTGTTCGCGGCCGGCTACCTCGCGGTGTGGTCGGGCCTCGGTGTGGTCGCGCTGGTGTTCGCCTGGGCGGCCGGACCTGAATCCGGTGGAGCGGCGGCCGTTTCGGGCGCCTTGGCGGTCGCGGCGTCCTGGGAACTGACCCGCAGGAAGCGCTTCTTTCTGAGGGCGTGCCACCGGGTTCGATCACTGCCCGCCGACGGATGGCGGGCGGATCGCGCCGGCACCGGTGAGGGGGTGCGTAACGGGCTGCAGTGCGCCGGCGCCTGCGGTCCGATGATGGTGCCGATGGCTCTGGCGCCGCACAGCCTCTGGCTGATGGTCGTGCTCTTCGGGGTCGTCACGGCGGAGAAATTGGTGACGAAAGGTGTCGACCACCTTCGCATCTTCGCTGCGGTGCTGGCTCTGGTCGCTCTCGCCGTGGCGTTCGGGGCGCCACTGGCCTAG
- a CDS encoding MFS transporter, with translation MEVTLGLRMLFATVCAVAVATIYAAQPVLAQVGGDLGVPEAELGWVVTAGQLGYLAGLVLLVPVGDMVDRRKLIAAHLALAAGAVALAATATHVWLLLAALAAAGVFAVVVQTTVAYAAALSTAEARGRTLGVVTSGLVIGILGARVVAGVLAAVWGWRSVYVALAALLIVLACLVPRLLPPDPRPRQATYRQVLASLGRLFGDGLFVSRGLIAFFLFASFGTLWSGLALPLAAAPWHLSTAQIGLFGIAGLAGALGAARTGHWADAGYARAVTAAALALLIASWPAIGQASWSLVLVAVGVVVLDFAVQAVHVNNQHLLTTAHPHRTSSVIGGYMIFYSLGSALGATATTAVFARAGWTGSSILGAVFAGCALVVWAFSHRDAAD, from the coding sequence ATGGAAGTGACCTTGGGCCTGCGGATGCTCTTCGCCACGGTGTGCGCGGTAGCGGTTGCCACCATCTACGCGGCGCAGCCCGTGCTCGCCCAGGTCGGCGGCGACCTGGGCGTGCCGGAAGCCGAGCTCGGCTGGGTGGTCACGGCCGGCCAACTCGGTTATCTGGCCGGGCTCGTCCTCCTCGTGCCGGTCGGCGACATGGTCGACCGACGGAAGCTCATCGCCGCACACCTCGCGCTGGCCGCCGGTGCCGTCGCGCTGGCCGCGACGGCCACACACGTCTGGCTGCTCCTGGCCGCTCTGGCGGCCGCCGGCGTGTTCGCGGTCGTCGTGCAGACCACCGTCGCCTACGCCGCGGCGCTCTCCACGGCCGAGGCACGTGGTCGCACCCTCGGCGTGGTGACCTCCGGACTTGTCATCGGAATCCTCGGTGCGCGGGTGGTCGCGGGAGTTCTTGCGGCAGTATGGGGATGGCGCAGCGTTTACGTCGCGCTGGCCGCGCTCCTGATCGTGTTGGCGTGCCTCGTCCCGCGACTCCTGCCACCCGACCCGCGGCCCCGGCAGGCCACCTACCGGCAGGTCCTGGCGTCGCTGGGCCGGCTGTTCGGCGATGGCCTGTTCGTGTCGCGCGGGCTGATCGCGTTCTTCCTGTTCGCCTCCTTCGGCACGCTGTGGAGCGGCCTGGCGTTGCCACTCGCCGCGGCGCCGTGGCACCTGAGCACCGCGCAGATCGGCTTGTTCGGAATCGCGGGTCTGGCCGGTGCACTCGGCGCGGCGCGGACCGGGCACTGGGCGGATGCGGGATACGCCCGAGCCGTCACCGCGGCGGCGCTCGCCCTGCTGATCGCTTCCTGGCCGGCCATCGGCCAGGCATCGTGGTCGCTGGTACTCGTCGCGGTCGGCGTGGTCGTGCTCGACTTCGCGGTGCAGGCCGTGCACGTGAACAACCAGCACCTGCTCACCACGGCGCACCCGCACCGGACCAGCAGCGTCATCGGTGGCTACATGATCTTCTATTCACTCGGCTCGGCCCTCGGCGCCACCGCCACAACCGCTGTGTTCGCCCGGGCGGGATGGACGGGCTCGAGCATCCTCGGCGCTGTCTTCGCCGGTTGCGCGCTCGTCGTGTGGGCATTCAGCCACCGCGACGCAGCAGACTAG
- a CDS encoding helix-turn-helix domain-containing protein — MTWTDPTCPVARTVDLVGDRWSLLIVRDAMDGARAFTDFQQRTGIARNILTDRLRRLVERGVLHRESAPSGRRQVYTLTPAGRDLFAVVVALRQWGERHAFAAGEAHSVLVDEDGFPLPELVPTSSQGSVVDVDSTSVRRDG; from the coding sequence GTGACCTGGACCGACCCGACCTGCCCGGTGGCGCGCACGGTGGATCTCGTCGGGGACCGCTGGAGCCTGCTCATCGTCCGCGATGCCATGGACGGGGCGCGGGCCTTCACCGACTTTCAGCAGCGCACCGGCATCGCGCGCAACATCCTCACCGACCGGCTGCGCCGGCTGGTCGAACGCGGTGTGCTCCACCGGGAGTCGGCGCCGTCGGGGCGCCGGCAGGTGTACACCCTCACCCCGGCCGGCCGTGACCTCTTCGCCGTCGTCGTGGCGTTGCGCCAGTGGGGTGAGCGGCACGCGTTCGCGGCCGGCGAGGCGCACTCCGTTCTGGTCGACGAGGACGGGTTCCCGCTGCCAGAACTCGTGCCGACAAGTTCCCAGGGTTCGGTTGTGGACGTCGACTCGACATCCGTCCGAAGGGACGGTTGA
- the treZ gene encoding malto-oligosyltrehalose trehalohydrolase — MTEFAVWAPTPDRVRLDVDGSLHEMTRSGDGWWRADIVCRPDARYGFVLDDDPTVLPDPRSPRQPGGVHERSQLWRPRPDAWTDSGWAGRPVGGGVIYELHTGTFTPEGTFDAVIEKLDHLVDLGVDFVELMPVNAFSGTHGWGYDGVLWYAVHEPYGGPDGLVRLIDACHARGLGVLIDAVFNHLGPSGNYLPRFGPYLSSGQNPWGSSINLSDADADEVRTYIIECALRWMRDFHADGLRLDAVHALMDNTAIHLLEELAIETDALAEDLGKPLSLIAESDLNDPRLITPRDRGGYGLAAQWDDDIHHAIHTAVSGERQGYYADFGSLATLAQTLKHGYFHAGTYSSFRHRRHGRPLDTATIPATRLLAYTLTHDQVGNRAVGDRPSQRLTFGQLAVKAALALGSPYTAMLFMGEEWGSSSPFQFFSSHPEPELARATAEGRKAEFAEHGWDADEIPDPQDPATFLRSKLNWGEVTAGDHDRLRCVYRDLIALRRNEPDLADPWLDHMSIEFDEEQRWIVLHRGALAIACNLDTEPVSVPVTGELVLAWDEPAPGPTATTLPGHSFAIVRTA; from the coding sequence ATGACTGAGTTCGCCGTGTGGGCACCGACACCCGACCGCGTGCGGCTCGACGTGGACGGATCCCTGCACGAGATGACGCGCTCCGGGGACGGCTGGTGGCGCGCGGACATCGTGTGTCGTCCCGACGCCCGGTACGGGTTCGTCCTCGACGACGATCCGACGGTGCTGCCCGATCCTCGCTCGCCGCGCCAGCCCGGCGGGGTGCACGAACGCTCACAGCTGTGGCGACCGCGGCCGGACGCCTGGACCGACTCCGGTTGGGCCGGCCGGCCCGTCGGCGGCGGGGTGATCTATGAGCTGCACACCGGGACGTTCACCCCGGAGGGCACGTTCGATGCCGTCATCGAGAAGCTGGACCACCTGGTGGATCTCGGCGTCGACTTCGTCGAACTGATGCCCGTCAACGCCTTCAGCGGCACCCACGGCTGGGGCTACGACGGGGTGCTCTGGTACGCGGTGCACGAACCCTACGGCGGCCCGGACGGACTCGTCCGGCTCATCGACGCCTGCCACGCCCGGGGACTCGGTGTGCTGATCGACGCCGTGTTCAACCATCTCGGTCCGTCCGGCAACTACCTTCCGCGGTTCGGTCCATACCTGTCGTCGGGACAGAATCCGTGGGGCAGTTCGATCAACCTGTCCGACGCCGACGCCGACGAGGTACGCACCTACATCATCGAATGTGCGTTGCGCTGGATGCGCGACTTCCACGCCGACGGGCTGCGCCTCGATGCCGTCCATGCACTGATGGACAACACCGCGATCCATCTGCTCGAGGAACTGGCCATCGAAACGGACGCGCTGGCCGAGGATCTCGGCAAGCCACTGTCGCTGATCGCCGAGAGCGACCTGAACGATCCCCGGCTGATCACCCCGCGAGACCGTGGCGGGTATGGCCTCGCCGCACAGTGGGACGACGATATCCATCACGCCATCCACACCGCGGTTTCGGGTGAGCGGCAAGGCTACTACGCCGATTTCGGCTCGCTGGCCACGCTGGCACAGACGCTCAAGCACGGTTACTTCCATGCCGGTACCTACTCGTCGTTCCGGCACCGCAGGCACGGTCGCCCCCTGGATACGGCGACGATTCCGGCCACCCGGCTGCTGGCGTACACACTCACCCACGATCAGGTCGGCAACCGCGCCGTCGGCGACCGGCCATCGCAGCGTCTGACGTTCGGCCAGCTCGCGGTCAAGGCCGCCCTGGCGCTCGGGTCGCCTTATACGGCAATGCTTTTCATGGGCGAAGAGTGGGGATCGTCCTCGCCGTTCCAGTTCTTCAGCTCTCATCCCGAACCGGAACTGGCCCGGGCCACCGCCGAGGGACGCAAGGCCGAGTTCGCCGAGCACGGCTGGGACGCCGACGAGATCCCCGATCCGCAGGACCCGGCGACGTTCCTGCGATCGAAACTGAACTGGGGCGAGGTCACCGCAGGCGATCACGATCGACTGCGCTGTGTTTATCGCGATCTGATCGCGTTGCGGCGCAACGAGCCCGATCTCGCCGATCCGTGGCTGGACCACATGTCGATCGAGTTCGACGAAGAGCAGCGCTGGATCGTCCTGCATCGCGGGGCGCTGGCGATCGCCTGCAACCTCGACACCGAACCGGTGTCGGTTCCGGTCACCGGAGAACTGGTTCTGGCCTGGGACGAACCTGCCCCCGGACCCACCGCCACGACGCTACCCGGGCATTCGTTCGCCATCGTGCGCACCGCCTAA
- the treY gene encoding malto-oligosyltrehalose synthase has protein sequence MPRPVLSTYRLQMRGDCCTFDDAVNLLDYLDTLGVSHLYLSPILTAADGSTHGYDVTDPTTVSAALGGPDGLRRLSEAARARGMGLIVDIVPNHVGVDRPAQNHWWWDLLRHGRASEYADFFDIDWDLDDGRIVLPVLGSDADVGSLTVDGDVLRLGDLAYPIAPGTGHGTGSEVHARQHYRLTGWRTGVCGYRRFFSITSLAALRQEDRRVFDASHVEIKRWFDEGLVDGLRIDHPDGLSDPAGYLRWLRELTGPDAWIVAEKILAPDESLDASLPVDGTTGYDALREVGGLFISPAGEATLTTASARPHSESEHRLKAAAVTDTLASELSRLCRVISARATHHDPLLPTAVAALISRIGVYRGDYPALAAILPVALQETSSAAPELTDALSMIAVALSTSAEVVARFNQLCGAATAKAIEDCLFYRDARLVSLNEVGGAPELFGVTTAEFHQRAATRVRAWPFTMTTLSTHDTKRGEDVRARIGLLSQIPQTWAESVERWATLTTPPDTTTALFLWQNIFGVWPVDGGVTDELRHRLHGYTEKAMREAAVRTSWHDPDVDFENEVHAWLDRVLDGPVATELTALASRLEAHARNDILGQKLVQLTAPGIPDVYQGTETTEDSLVDPDNRRPVDHPALRGAVARGDDDKLRVTMAALALRRARPETFLAGGYTPLPATGSAATHLVAFQRGQDVVVAVCRWTVALAETGWADTALPLPEGQWLDRLSGRRWTGLVPLTELLADSPVALLERTDD, from the coding sequence ATGCCACGCCCGGTCCTGTCCACGTATCGGCTCCAGATGCGTGGGGACTGCTGCACATTCGATGACGCGGTGAACCTGCTGGACTACCTCGACACGCTCGGTGTCTCGCATCTGTACCTGTCACCCATCCTGACCGCGGCCGACGGCTCGACGCACGGATATGACGTCACCGATCCGACCACGGTGTCGGCCGCCCTCGGTGGCCCGGACGGTCTGCGGCGACTCTCCGAAGCCGCCAGGGCCCGGGGCATGGGGCTGATCGTGGACATCGTCCCCAACCACGTCGGCGTCGACCGCCCCGCACAGAACCACTGGTGGTGGGACCTGCTGCGGCACGGCCGGGCGTCTGAATACGCCGACTTCTTCGACATCGACTGGGATCTCGACGATGGCCGGATCGTGTTGCCGGTCCTGGGTTCCGACGCCGACGTCGGGAGCCTGACGGTCGACGGCGACGTGCTGCGCCTGGGCGATCTGGCGTATCCCATCGCACCGGGAACGGGGCACGGCACCGGCAGTGAGGTGCACGCCCGTCAGCACTACCGGTTGACCGGATGGCGCACCGGGGTGTGCGGGTACCGCCGATTCTTCTCGATCACGTCGCTGGCCGCGCTCCGCCAGGAGGACCGCCGCGTCTTCGACGCCAGCCATGTCGAGATCAAACGCTGGTTCGACGAGGGACTGGTGGACGGACTGCGCATCGACCATCCAGACGGATTGTCCGATCCGGCAGGCTATCTGCGTTGGTTGCGCGAGCTCACCGGTCCCGACGCCTGGATCGTGGCGGAGAAGATCCTGGCCCCCGACGAAAGCCTGGACGCGTCACTCCCGGTCGATGGCACCACCGGATACGACGCGCTGCGCGAGGTCGGTGGACTGTTCATCTCCCCCGCCGGCGAGGCCACGCTCACCACGGCAAGCGCTCGCCCGCATTCCGAGTCCGAACACCGGCTCAAGGCGGCGGCCGTCACCGACACCCTGGCCAGCGAGTTGAGCCGGCTGTGCCGCGTCATCTCGGCGCGGGCCACGCACCATGACCCCCTGCTCCCCACGGCGGTGGCCGCACTGATCAGCCGGATCGGCGTGTACCGCGGTGACTATCCGGCACTGGCCGCGATCCTTCCGGTCGCGCTGCAGGAAACCTCCAGCGCCGCACCCGAACTCACCGATGCCCTGTCGATGATCGCGGTGGCGCTGTCCACCAGCGCCGAGGTGGTAGCGCGGTTCAATCAGCTGTGCGGCGCGGCGACCGCCAAGGCCATCGAGGACTGCCTGTTCTACCGCGATGCCCGGCTGGTCTCGCTCAACGAGGTCGGCGGGGCACCTGAACTGTTCGGCGTCACGACAGCCGAGTTCCATCAGCGGGCCGCGACCCGCGTGCGGGCCTGGCCGTTCACGATGACCACGCTGTCGACCCACGACACCAAGCGCGGCGAAGATGTCCGCGCCCGCATCGGGCTGCTGTCGCAGATACCGCAGACGTGGGCCGAATCGGTCGAACGGTGGGCCACACTGACCACTCCCCCGGACACCACCACCGCTTTGTTCCTGTGGCAGAACATCTTCGGCGTCTGGCCGGTGGACGGCGGCGTCACCGACGAGCTGCGCCACCGGCTCCACGGCTACACCGAGAAAGCGATGCGCGAGGCCGCCGTCCGGACCTCCTGGCACGACCCCGACGTGGATTTCGAGAATGAGGTGCACGCCTGGCTGGACCGGGTACTCGACGGGCCGGTCGCCACCGAGCTGACGGCGCTGGCGAGCAGGCTCGAAGCCCACGCCCGCAACGACATCCTGGGCCAGAAGCTCGTTCAGCTCACGGCACCCGGCATCCCCGACGTCTACCAGGGCACCGAGACGACCGAGGACAGCCTGGTCGATCCGGACAATCGGCGCCCGGTCGACCATCCGGCTCTGCGTGGCGCCGTGGCGCGTGGAGACGACGACAAGCTGCGAGTGACCATGGCCGCACTGGCCCTTCGCCGCGCGCGTCCGGAGACATTCCTGGCCGGTGGCTACACCCCGCTGCCGGCCACCGGTAGTGCCGCGACACACCTGGTGGCGTTTCAGCGCGGCCAGGACGTCGTGGTGGCGGTGTGCCGGTGGACCGTGGCGCTGGCCGAAACCGGCTGGGCCGACACGGCGTTGCCGTTGCCCGAGGGACAGTGGCTGGATCGGCTCAGTGGCCGTCGGTGGACGGGGCTGGTGCCGCTGACCGAACTCCTCGCCGATTCACCGGTGGCGCTGTTGGAGCGCACCGATGACTGA
- the glgX gene encoding glycogen debranching protein GlgX, which produces MPPSSPGSPSQIPTPMSTVWPGEAYPLGATYDGAGTNFSLFSEVAERVELCLLAKDGTEHRINLEEVDGYVWHAYLPTVTPGQRYGYRVYGPWDPGAGHRCDPSKLLLDPYGKSFHGDFDFSQALFSYDLSAEPAGTGTPPRIDSLGHTMTSVVINPFFQWGSDRAPKTPYHDTVIYEAHVKGMTQTHPGIPEELRGTYAGLSHPVVIEYLQSLNITAIELMPVHQFMHDHRLLDLGLRNYWGYNTVGFFAPHFQYAATRHAGGAVAEFKTMVKAFHDAGIEVILDVVYNHTAEGNHLGPTINFRGIDNAAYYRLLDGQPEYYKDFTGTGNSLNARHPHTLQLIMDSLRYWVLEMHVDGFRFDLASTLAREFYDVDRLSAFFDLVQQDPVVSQVKLIAEPWDVGEGGYQVGNFPGLWTEWNGKYRDTVRDYWRGEPATLGEFASRLTGSSDLYEATGRRPGASINFVTCHDGFTLNDLVSYNEKHNEANGEDNRDGESHNRSWNCGVEGPTDDPAILALRAKQMRNIMGTLMLSQGTPMIAHGDEIGRTQLGNNNVYCQDSELSWMDWSLLETNAEHLEFTRKALAFRKRHPAFRRRRFFEGKPIRSGDQVRDIAWLTPAGTEMTPEDWGTGLGTCVAVFLNGDSIPAPNARGERVVDDTFLLCFNANDHEQDFVTPNGDYAAQWTGDLDTASPTGDSDLVVAAGEKISLQARSLLVLRKTA; this is translated from the coding sequence ATGCCGCCGTCGTCTCCGGGATCGCCGTCTCAAATACCCACGCCGATGTCGACCGTCTGGCCCGGTGAGGCCTACCCTCTCGGTGCGACCTACGACGGCGCGGGCACCAACTTCTCGTTGTTCTCCGAGGTCGCCGAACGGGTTGAGCTGTGCCTGCTCGCCAAGGACGGCACCGAACACCGGATCAACCTCGAAGAGGTCGACGGCTACGTGTGGCACGCCTACCTGCCGACGGTGACCCCGGGCCAGCGCTACGGCTACCGGGTGTACGGCCCGTGGGACCCGGGTGCCGGACATCGGTGCGATCCGAGCAAGCTGCTGCTGGACCCCTACGGCAAGTCGTTCCACGGCGACTTCGATTTCAGCCAGGCCCTGTTCTCCTACGACCTGTCGGCCGAACCCGCCGGCACCGGGACGCCGCCGCGGATCGACTCCCTGGGCCACACCATGACCAGCGTGGTAATCAACCCGTTCTTCCAGTGGGGCTCGGACCGGGCGCCCAAGACCCCGTACCACGACACGGTGATCTACGAGGCCCACGTCAAGGGCATGACGCAGACCCACCCGGGAATTCCCGAAGAGCTCCGCGGCACGTACGCGGGACTGAGCCATCCGGTGGTCATCGAGTACCTCCAGTCGCTGAACATCACGGCCATCGAACTGATGCCGGTACACCAGTTCATGCACGACCACCGACTGCTCGACCTCGGGCTGCGAAACTACTGGGGCTACAACACCGTCGGCTTCTTCGCCCCGCATTTCCAGTACGCGGCCACCCGACATGCCGGCGGTGCGGTGGCCGAGTTCAAGACCATGGTCAAGGCCTTCCACGACGCGGGTATCGAGGTCATCCTCGACGTGGTCTACAACCACACCGCCGAAGGCAACCACCTCGGCCCGACCATCAACTTCCGCGGCATCGACAACGCGGCCTATTACCGGCTGCTCGACGGCCAGCCCGAGTACTACAAGGATTTCACCGGAACCGGAAACAGCCTGAACGCGCGGCATCCGCACACGCTGCAGCTGATCATGGACTCGCTGCGGTACTGGGTGCTGGAGATGCATGTCGACGGTTTCCGGTTCGACCTCGCCTCCACCCTGGCTCGCGAATTCTATGACGTCGACCGGCTTTCGGCGTTCTTCGATCTCGTCCAGCAGGATCCGGTGGTCAGCCAGGTGAAGCTGATCGCCGAGCCGTGGGACGTCGGCGAGGGCGGCTACCAGGTCGGCAACTTCCCAGGTTTGTGGACCGAGTGGAACGGGAAATATCGCGATACTGTGCGCGATTACTGGCGGGGCGAGCCCGCAACCCTGGGTGAGTTCGCCTCCCGCCTGACCGGATCCTCAGACCTCTATGAGGCCACCGGTCGCAGGCCCGGTGCCAGCATCAACTTCGTCACCTGCCACGACGGGTTCACCCTCAACGACCTGGTCTCCTACAACGAGAAGCACAACGAGGCCAACGGTGAGGACAACCGCGACGGCGAGAGCCACAACCGCTCGTGGAACTGCGGTGTCGAGGGACCGACCGACGACCCGGCGATCTTGGCGTTACGCGCCAAACAGATGCGCAACATCATGGGGACACTGATGCTCTCCCAGGGCACCCCGATGATCGCCCACGGTGACGAGATCGGCCGAACCCAGCTGGGCAACAACAACGTCTACTGCCAGGATTCGGAGCTGTCCTGGATGGACTGGTCGCTGCTGGAGACCAATGCCGAGCACCTGGAGTTCACCCGCAAGGCGCTGGCATTCCGCAAGCGTCATCCGGCGTTTCGGCGCAGGCGGTTCTTCGAGGGCAAGCCGATCCGCAGCGGCGATCAGGTCCGCGACATCGCGTGGCTCACCCCCGCGGGAACCGAGATGACCCCGGAGGACTGGGGCACCGGGTTGGGCACCTGCGTCGCGGTGTTCCTCAACGGAGATTCGATCCCGGCTCCGAACGCCCGCGGAGAACGCGTGGTCGACGACACCTTCCTGTTGTGCTTCAACGCCAATGACCACGAGCAGGATTTCGTCACACCGAACGGCGACTACGCGGCACAGTGGACAGGCGATCTCGACACCGCCAGCCCGACAGGCGATTCCGATCTCGTCGTAGCGGCGGGCGAGAAGATCTCCCTTCAGGCCCGGTCACTGCTCGTACTGCGCAAGACGGCCTGA